In Actinomyces weissii, a genomic segment contains:
- the murA gene encoding UDP-N-acetylglucosamine 1-carboxyvinyltransferase, with product MADGVDGLLQVEGGRPLHGEITVRGAKNLVPKAMVAALLGETSSVLRNVPLIRDVEVVSGLLRLHGVAIDYDQAEGVLRLDPSRVESAHMADIDAHAGSSRIPILLCGPLLHRLGEAFIPDLGGCRIGDRPIDFHLDILRKFGASVEKLEGGIRMSAPHGLRGTTIDLPYPSVGATEQTLLTAVRADGLTELRGAAIEPEIMDLVDVLQKMGAIISVDTDRTIHIEGVSGLRGYNHLALTDRIEAASWASAALATHGDVFVRGAHQSHMTTFLNTFRKVGGAFDVTDDGIRFYHPGGDLKSIVVETNVHPGFMTDWQQPLVVALTQAKGLSIVHETVYENRFGFTQALRQMGATIQVYRECLGGTACRFGQRNFYHSAVISGPTPLQGADIVVPDLRGGFSHLIAALAAEGTSRVSGINLIDRGYEHFMDKLSALDAAVTRLS from the coding sequence ATGGCTGACGGTGTCGACGGTCTGCTTCAGGTCGAGGGCGGACGCCCGCTGCACGGAGAGATCACCGTGCGTGGCGCCAAGAACCTGGTCCCCAAGGCCATGGTCGCCGCGCTGCTGGGAGAGACCTCCTCCGTGCTGCGCAACGTCCCCCTGATCCGCGACGTCGAGGTCGTCTCCGGGCTGCTGCGGCTGCACGGCGTCGCCATCGACTACGACCAGGCTGAGGGCGTGCTGCGCCTGGACCCCTCCCGGGTGGAGAGCGCCCACATGGCGGACATCGACGCCCACGCCGGCTCCTCCCGCATCCCGATCCTGCTGTGCGGGCCGCTGCTGCACCGCCTGGGGGAGGCCTTCATCCCGGACCTGGGTGGCTGCCGCATCGGTGACCGTCCCATCGACTTCCACCTGGACATCCTGCGCAAGTTCGGGGCCAGCGTGGAGAAGCTGGAGGGGGGCATCCGCATGAGCGCGCCCCACGGGCTGCGCGGTACCACCATCGACCTGCCCTACCCCAGCGTGGGGGCCACCGAGCAGACCCTGCTCACCGCCGTCCGTGCTGACGGGCTCACGGAGCTGCGTGGCGCCGCCATCGAGCCGGAGATCATGGACCTGGTGGACGTGCTCCAGAAGATGGGCGCGATCATCTCGGTGGACACCGACCGCACCATCCACATCGAGGGAGTCTCCGGGCTGCGCGGCTACAACCACCTGGCCTTGACCGACCGCATCGAGGCCGCCTCCTGGGCCTCAGCGGCCCTGGCCACCCACGGGGACGTGTTCGTGCGCGGCGCCCACCAGTCCCACATGACCACCTTCCTGAACACCTTCCGCAAGGTGGGGGGCGCCTTCGACGTCACTGACGACGGCATCCGCTTCTACCACCCCGGCGGGGACCTCAAGAGCATCGTGGTGGAGACCAACGTCCACCCCGGCTTCATGACCGACTGGCAGCAGCCTCTCGTGGTGGCCCTGACCCAGGCCAAGGGCCTGTCTATCGTCCACGAGACCGTCTACGAGAACCGCTTCGGCTTCACCCAGGCCCTGCGGCAGATGGGGGCCACCATCCAGGTCTACCGTGAGTGCCTGGGCGGCACCGCCTGCCGTTTCGGGCAGCGCAACTTCTACCACTCCGCCGTGATCTCCGGCCCCACCCCGCTGCAGGGGGCGGACATCGTGGTGCCTGACCTGCGTGGCGGCTTCTCCCACCTGATCGCGGCCCTGGCCGCCGAGGGCACCAGCCGGGTCTCCGGCATCAACCTGATCGACCGCGGCTACGAGCACTTCATGGACAAGCTGTCTGCGCTCGACGCCGCCGTAACCCGTCTGTCCTGA
- a CDS encoding glycosyltransferase family 4 protein — protein MRILIVSDCYAPRLGGIETQVRDLARNLLAAGHEPIVVTATPQGAQRGHSCERPDGFAVHRFTARLPAELPVHPRAGTELFRLMTVLRPDVVHVHVGIVSPFAWSGIAAARRRGLPVAATFHCVLGPWADAGALAGPLSPVSRWRRAGVDLTAVSTMLAQEVSRAGAGKEVTVLPNGITVEDWRLRDQPRQVGERDPVKVVASLRWIARKCPLEVLQAFTRAVEVSGSTTATLAVYGDGPLREQMHEVVSRSPLAERIELVGRVERSRLAQDFQDADIYLQTSPADSFGIAALEGRCAGLAVVGVASSGVADFITEGQDGYLAEGVEGLAQALARLLTDREALNRIKAHNLAVDPLPVWSSAVGLNLQAYERARATARRRFQQRLAGR, from the coding sequence GTGCGGATCCTCATCGTCTCTGACTGCTACGCGCCCCGGCTCGGCGGCATCGAGACCCAGGTGCGGGACCTCGCCCGCAACCTCCTGGCCGCCGGGCACGAGCCCATAGTCGTCACCGCCACTCCCCAAGGGGCCCAGCGTGGCCACAGCTGCGAGCGGCCAGACGGCTTCGCCGTCCACCGGTTCACCGCCCGCCTGCCCGCCGAGCTGCCCGTGCACCCTCGCGCTGGCACCGAGCTGTTCCGGCTCATGACCGTCCTGCGCCCCGACGTGGTGCACGTGCACGTGGGCATCGTCTCGCCCTTCGCCTGGTCCGGGATCGCTGCCGCCCGGCGCCGTGGCCTGCCGGTGGCCGCCACCTTCCACTGCGTGCTGGGCCCCTGGGCTGATGCCGGTGCCCTGGCGGGTCCCCTCAGCCCGGTGTCCCGCTGGCGCCGTGCTGGGGTGGACCTGACTGCCGTGTCCACCATGCTGGCCCAGGAGGTGTCCCGCGCCGGGGCCGGGAAGGAGGTCACCGTGCTGCCCAACGGCATCACCGTCGAGGACTGGCGCCTGCGCGACCAGCCCCGGCAGGTGGGGGAGCGGGACCCCGTCAAGGTGGTCGCCTCCCTGCGCTGGATCGCCCGCAAGTGCCCCCTGGAGGTGCTGCAGGCCTTCACCCGCGCCGTCGAGGTATCTGGTTCGACGACGGCGACCCTGGCCGTCTACGGTGACGGCCCCCTGCGTGAGCAGATGCACGAGGTGGTCTCCCGCTCCCCCCTGGCGGAGCGGATCGAGCTGGTGGGGCGGGTGGAGCGCAGCCGCCTGGCACAGGACTTCCAGGACGCAGACATCTACCTGCAGACCTCTCCGGCGGACTCCTTCGGTATCGCGGCCCTGGAGGGGCGGTGCGCAGGGCTGGCGGTGGTCGGCGTGGCCTCCAGCGGTGTGGCGGACTTCATCACCGAGGGGCAGGACGGCTACCTGGCGGAGGGGGTGGAGGGGCTGGCCCAGGCCCTGGCCCGGCTGCTAACCGACCGGGAGGCCCTGAACCGTATCAAGGCGCACAACCTGGCGGTGGACCCGCTGCCGGTGTGGTCCAGCGCCGTGGGCCTGAACCTCCAGGCCTACGAGCGGGCGCGGGCGACGGCGCGGCGGCGCTTCCAGCAGCGGCTCGCTGGGCGCTAG
- the leuC gene encoding 3-isopropylmalate dehydratase large subunit: MGRTLAEKVWRDHVVRKGADGAPDLLYIDLHLLHEVTSPQAFEGLRLAGRQVRRPDLCIATEDHNTPTLDIDLPIADATSRTQIETLRRNCADFGIRLHSLGDADQGIVHAVGSQLGLTQPGMTVVCGDSHTSTHGAFGALAFGIGTSQVEHVLATQTLPIAPFRTMSVLVDGELPAGSGAKDIILAIIAKIGTNGAQGHVIEYRGRAIEQLSMEARMTICNMSIEAGARAGMIAPDQTTFDYLRGRPHAPEGADWQAATAYWASLRTDADATFDTEVVLDAADIEPYVTWGTNPGQGLPISGAVPDPESIADETERRAAQRALEYMDLAPGTRLRDIQVDTVFLGSCTNGRIEDLRAAAAVLRGRRKAPGLRMLVVPASARVRLQAEAEGLDQVFKDFGAEWRNAGCSMCLGMNPDQLAPGERSASTSNRNFEGRQGKGGRTHLVSPLVAAATAVRGTLSTPADLAGTPAA, translated from the coding sequence ATGGGCCGCACCCTCGCGGAGAAGGTCTGGCGCGACCACGTCGTGCGCAAAGGGGCCGACGGCGCCCCCGACCTGCTCTACATAGACCTGCACCTGCTGCACGAGGTCACCAGCCCCCAGGCCTTTGAGGGGCTGCGTCTGGCGGGCAGGCAGGTCCGCCGTCCCGACCTGTGCATCGCCACCGAGGACCACAACACCCCCACCCTGGACATCGACCTGCCGATCGCGGACGCCACCAGCCGCACGCAGATCGAGACGCTGCGCCGCAACTGCGCGGACTTCGGGATCCGCCTGCACTCCCTGGGCGACGCCGACCAGGGCATCGTCCACGCCGTCGGCTCGCAGCTGGGACTGACGCAGCCGGGCATGACCGTGGTCTGCGGCGACTCCCACACCTCCACCCACGGGGCCTTCGGGGCGCTGGCCTTCGGCATCGGTACCAGCCAGGTCGAGCACGTGCTGGCCACCCAGACCCTGCCCATCGCGCCCTTCCGCACCATGAGCGTGCTGGTCGACGGCGAGCTGCCCGCAGGCTCCGGCGCCAAGGACATCATCCTGGCCATCATCGCCAAGATCGGTACCAACGGCGCCCAGGGGCACGTCATCGAGTACCGGGGCCGGGCCATAGAGCAGCTGTCCATGGAAGCCCGCATGACTATCTGCAACATGAGTATCGAGGCCGGGGCCCGGGCCGGGATGATCGCCCCGGACCAGACCACCTTCGACTACCTCCGGGGCCGCCCGCACGCCCCCGAGGGAGCGGACTGGCAGGCCGCGACCGCCTACTGGGCCTCCCTGCGCACCGACGCCGACGCCACCTTCGACACCGAGGTGGTGCTGGACGCCGCCGACATCGAGCCCTACGTCACCTGGGGCACCAACCCCGGCCAGGGGCTGCCGATCTCCGGGGCCGTGCCCGACCCGGAGAGCATCGCCGACGAGACCGAGCGCCGCGCCGCCCAGCGGGCCCTGGAGTACATGGACCTGGCCCCCGGCACCAGGCTGCGCGACATCCAGGTGGACACCGTGTTCCTGGGCTCCTGCACCAACGGGCGCATCGAGGACCTGCGGGCCGCTGCCGCCGTGCTCAGGGGGCGCCGCAAGGCCCCCGGGCTGCGGATGCTGGTGGTGCCCGCCTCAGCCCGGGTGCGCCTGCAGGCCGAGGCCGAGGGCCTGGACCAGGTGTTCAAGGACTTCGGGGCGGAGTGGCGCAACGCCGGGTGCTCCATGTGCCTGGGCATGAACCCGGACCAGCTCGCACCGGGGGAGCGCTCCGCCTCCACCTCCAACCGGAACTTTGAGGGCCGCCAGGGCAAGGGCGGGCGCACCCACCTGGTCTCCCCGCTGGTCGCCGCCGCCACCGCCGTGCGTGGCACCCTGTCCACCCCCGCCGACCTGGCTGGAACGCCCGCCGCCTGA
- the fucO gene encoding lactaldehyde reductase translates to MTYRMILNQTGYFGRGAISHIPTEIAARGLSKAFIVTDPVLAENGTAKRVTDLLDGAGISWEMFSDVVPNPPVEKVQAGLAAFRASGADVLIGLGGGSPQDTCKAVSVIATNPEFEDVLSLEGLSPTRNPGVPIIGVPTTAGTASETTINYVITDTARQRKFVCVDPHDIPVVAVVDPDLMDGMPRSLKVATGLDALTHAIEGYITPGAWDLSDALCLRSIQMIAKNLRQAAEGDADAVEAMGLAAYINGMAYSNVGLGLVHGMAHPLGGRYGAPHGLANGILLAPVMAYNADYTGEKYRDIAEAFGVEGAQTMPLAQARQAAVDAVAQLTADLGNPTRISQIGVDESGIADLTEDAFNDVCTPGNPRPATREDIEALYRSLL, encoded by the coding sequence ATGACCTACCGCATGATCCTTAACCAGACTGGCTACTTCGGCCGGGGGGCCATCAGCCACATCCCCACCGAGATCGCCGCCCGGGGCCTGAGCAAGGCATTCATCGTCACCGACCCGGTGCTGGCCGAGAACGGCACCGCCAAGCGGGTGACCGACCTGCTGGACGGGGCGGGCATCAGCTGGGAGATGTTCAGCGACGTCGTGCCCAACCCGCCGGTGGAGAAGGTGCAGGCCGGGCTGGCCGCCTTCCGGGCCTCCGGCGCGGACGTGCTGATCGGGCTGGGCGGCGGCAGCCCGCAGGACACCTGCAAGGCGGTCTCCGTGATCGCCACCAACCCGGAGTTCGAGGACGTGCTGTCCCTGGAGGGCCTGTCCCCCACCAGGAACCCGGGCGTGCCGATCATCGGCGTGCCCACCACCGCCGGGACGGCGTCGGAGACCACCATCAACTACGTCATCACGGACACCGCCAGGCAGCGCAAGTTCGTGTGCGTGGACCCGCACGACATCCCTGTGGTGGCGGTGGTGGACCCTGACCTGATGGACGGCATGCCCCGCTCCCTGAAGGTCGCCACCGGCCTGGACGCCCTGACCCACGCCATCGAGGGCTACATCACCCCCGGCGCCTGGGACCTGTCCGACGCCCTGTGCCTGCGCTCTATCCAGATGATCGCCAAGAACCTGCGCCAGGCCGCGGAGGGCGACGCCGACGCCGTCGAGGCCATGGGGCTGGCCGCCTATATCAACGGCATGGCCTACTCCAACGTGGGCCTGGGACTGGTGCACGGCATGGCCCACCCGCTCGGGGGCCGCTACGGCGCCCCGCACGGCCTGGCCAACGGGATCCTGCTGGCCCCCGTCATGGCCTACAACGCGGACTACACCGGGGAGAAGTACCGGGACATCGCCGAGGCCTTCGGGGTGGAGGGCGCCCAGACCATGCCGCTGGCGCAGGCGCGCCAGGCGGCGGTGGACGCCGTCGCCCAGCTGACGGCGGACCTGGGCAACCCCACCAGGATCTCGCAGATCGGGGTGGACGAGTCCGGGATCGCGGACCTGACGGAGGACGCCTTCAACGACGTGTGCACCCCCGGCAACCCGCGCCCGGCCACCCGGGAGGACATCGAGGCGCTCTACCGCTCGCTGCTGTAG
- the leuD gene encoding 3-isopropylmalate dehydratase small subunit: protein MEKFIRHTGVAAPLRRSAVDTDQIIPAVYLKRITRTGFEDALFALWRASEPDFVLNQEAYRRASVLVAGPDFGTGSSREHAVWALKDYGFKVVLAPRFADIFRGNAGKQGLVAGVISQEDAEQLWKLLEAEPGTEVTVDLEARTVHAGAFRTTFAIDDYVRWCLMEGLDDISLTLQHEAEIAAYESARPAWRPRTLPARHLPAAEVVPARASQVPVPLPPPTVRSGA from the coding sequence ATGGAGAAGTTCATCCGCCACACCGGCGTCGCCGCCCCGCTGCGCCGCAGCGCCGTGGACACCGACCAGATCATCCCCGCCGTCTACCTCAAGCGCATCACCCGCACCGGCTTTGAGGACGCCCTGTTCGCGCTCTGGCGGGCCAGCGAGCCCGACTTCGTGCTCAACCAGGAGGCCTACCGGCGTGCCAGCGTCCTGGTGGCCGGGCCGGACTTCGGCACCGGCTCCTCCCGGGAGCACGCCGTGTGGGCGCTGAAGGACTACGGCTTCAAGGTGGTACTGGCCCCGCGCTTCGCGGACATCTTCCGCGGCAACGCGGGCAAGCAGGGGCTGGTGGCCGGGGTTATCAGCCAGGAGGACGCCGAGCAGCTGTGGAAGCTGCTGGAGGCGGAGCCGGGCACGGAGGTGACCGTGGACCTGGAGGCGCGCACCGTCCATGCGGGGGCCTTCCGCACCACCTTCGCCATCGACGACTACGTGCGCTGGTGCCTGATGGAGGGGCTGGACGACATCTCCCTGACCCTCCAGCACGAGGCGGAGATCGCCGCCTACGAGTCCGCCCGCCCGGCCTGGAGGCCCCGGACCCTGCCCGCCCGGCACCTGCCCGCCGCCGAGGTGGTGCCCGCCCGCGCCAGCCAGGTGCCGGTGCCCCTGCCGCCGCCCACGGTGCGTTCCGGAGCCTGA
- a CDS encoding IclR family transcriptional regulator, translated as MDDVLERDSSSGVGVIDKAVLVMSALEAGPATLAQLVSSTHLARPTAHRIAVALEYHRLVSRDSQGRFVLGPRLTELASVAGEDHLLAAAGPVLTALRDKTHESAQLYRRQGDVRVCVANAERPIGLRDSIPVGATMSMLAGSAAQVLLAWEDPDRLHRGLVRARFNATMLSAVRRRGWAQSVGEREPGVASVSAPVRGPGGKVIAAISISGPIERMGRQPGRVHGPVVVAAGKRLSEILLAAE; from the coding sequence ATGGACGACGTTCTTGAGCGGGACAGCAGCAGCGGCGTCGGCGTGATCGACAAGGCCGTGCTCGTCATGAGCGCCCTGGAGGCGGGCCCGGCCACCCTGGCCCAGCTGGTGAGCTCCACCCACCTGGCGCGTCCCACCGCCCACCGCATAGCCGTGGCGCTGGAGTACCACCGCCTGGTCAGCCGCGACTCCCAGGGGCGCTTCGTGCTGGGACCGCGCCTGACCGAGCTGGCCTCCGTCGCGGGCGAGGACCACCTGCTGGCGGCTGCCGGACCGGTCCTGACCGCCCTGCGGGACAAGACCCACGAGTCCGCCCAGCTCTACCGCCGTCAGGGTGACGTGCGCGTGTGCGTGGCCAACGCGGAGCGGCCTATCGGGCTGCGCGACTCGATCCCGGTGGGGGCCACCATGTCCATGCTGGCTGGCTCCGCCGCCCAGGTGCTGCTGGCCTGGGAGGACCCCGACCGGCTGCACCGTGGCCTGGTGCGCGCCCGCTTCAACGCGACCATGCTCTCGGCGGTGCGGCGTCGCGGCTGGGCCCAGTCGGTGGGCGAGCGTGAGCCGGGGGTGGCCTCCGTGTCCGCGCCGGTGCGGGGCCCTGGCGGCAAGGTGATCGCCGCGATCTCCATCTCCGGCCCGATCGAGCGCATGGGCCGCCAGCCGGGGCGGGTGCACGGGCCCGTGGTCGTAGCAGCAGGCAAGCGCCTCTCCGAGATCCTGCTCGCCGCCGAGTAG
- a CDS encoding polyribonucleotide nucleotidyltransferase, giving the protein MFDDTEVTAAQAVIDNGSFGKRVVRFETGRLAKQAAGSAMAYLDGETAILSATTVGKHPKDQFDFFPLTVDVEERQYAAGRIPGSFFRREGRAGTSAILACRLIDRPLRPSFVKGLRNEVQVVETVLAIHPDDAYDVLAINAASMSTQIAGLPFAGPVAGTRLALIDGQWVAFPRYSELERATFNMVVAGRVLEDGDVAIMMVEAGATENAWDLIQAGATAPTETVVAEALEAAKPHIKALCEAQLEVAKHASKPTAEFPLYLDYSDEQYAAVEQAAQAHDLAAAIATEGKHARDEAIDAVRDLVLADLAEQYSTEEDLKALKAAFRSVTKKVVRHRTLTEGVRMDGRGLKDIRTLGAEVEVLPRVHGSAIFERGETQILGVTTLNMLRMEQQIDDLSPVTHKRYMHQYVFPPFSTGETGRVGAPKRREVGHGALAERALVPVIPSRDDFPYAIRQVSEALGSNGSTSMGSVCASTLSLLNAGVPLKAPVAGIAMGLMHEVIDGETKWATLTDILGSEDAFGDMDFKVAGTREFITALQLDTKLDGLPSEVLAGALGQARDARFYILDVMEQAIDGPDEMAPTAPRVLTVHIPVDKIGEVIGPKGKMINQIQEDTGADLTVEDDGTIYIGASDGPSAEAARDAVNAIANPQMPEIGERFVGTVVKTTTFGAFVSLSPGKDGLLHISQIRRLVGGKRVENVEDVLNVGDKVQVELAEIDPRGKLSLHAVLSEEQLAAEEEARSFRGARAEDDGEERPRRERRPRRERAEGEEGEERPRRPRRRRTRTAEEIATEE; this is encoded by the coding sequence ATGTTCGACGACACCGAGGTCACCGCCGCACAGGCCGTGATCGACAACGGCTCCTTCGGGAAGCGCGTTGTCCGCTTCGAGACTGGCCGCCTGGCCAAGCAGGCTGCCGGAAGCGCCATGGCCTACCTGGACGGCGAGACCGCCATCCTGTCGGCCACCACCGTGGGCAAGCACCCCAAGGACCAGTTCGACTTCTTCCCCCTCACCGTCGACGTGGAGGAGCGTCAGTACGCCGCGGGCCGGATCCCCGGCTCCTTCTTCCGCCGGGAGGGCCGCGCCGGCACCTCCGCCATCCTGGCCTGTCGCCTGATCGACCGTCCGCTGCGCCCCTCCTTCGTCAAGGGCCTGCGCAACGAGGTGCAGGTAGTGGAGACCGTCCTGGCCATCCACCCCGACGACGCCTACGACGTCCTGGCGATCAACGCCGCCTCCATGTCCACCCAGATCGCGGGCCTGCCCTTCGCCGGGCCGGTCGCCGGCACCCGCCTGGCCCTGATCGACGGCCAGTGGGTGGCCTTCCCCCGCTACTCCGAGCTGGAGCGCGCCACCTTCAACATGGTGGTGGCGGGCCGCGTCCTGGAGGACGGCGACGTTGCCATCATGATGGTGGAGGCCGGGGCCACGGAGAACGCCTGGGACCTGATCCAGGCCGGGGCCACCGCCCCCACCGAGACCGTCGTGGCCGAGGCCCTGGAGGCCGCCAAGCCGCACATCAAGGCCCTGTGCGAGGCCCAGCTGGAGGTCGCCAAGCACGCCTCCAAGCCCACCGCCGAGTTCCCCCTCTACCTGGACTACTCCGACGAGCAGTACGCCGCCGTCGAGCAGGCCGCCCAGGCCCACGACCTGGCCGCCGCCATCGCCACCGAGGGCAAGCACGCCCGGGACGAGGCCATCGACGCCGTGCGCGACCTGGTGCTTGCGGACCTGGCTGAGCAGTACAGCACCGAGGAGGACCTCAAGGCCCTCAAGGCCGCCTTCCGCTCCGTCACCAAGAAGGTGGTCCGCCACCGCACCCTGACCGAGGGCGTGCGCATGGACGGCCGCGGCCTCAAGGACATCCGCACCCTGGGTGCGGAGGTCGAGGTGCTGCCCCGCGTGCACGGCTCGGCGATCTTCGAGCGCGGCGAGACCCAGATCCTGGGGGTCACCACCCTCAACATGCTGCGCATGGAGCAGCAGATCGACGACCTCTCGCCGGTCACCCACAAGCGCTACATGCACCAGTACGTGTTCCCGCCCTTCTCCACCGGTGAGACCGGCCGCGTGGGCGCCCCCAAGCGCCGTGAGGTCGGCCACGGCGCCCTGGCGGAGCGTGCGCTCGTGCCCGTGATCCCCAGCCGCGACGACTTCCCCTACGCGATCCGCCAGGTCTCTGAGGCCCTGGGCTCCAACGGCTCCACCTCCATGGGCTCCGTGTGCGCCTCCACCCTGTCGCTGCTCAACGCGGGCGTGCCGCTCAAGGCCCCGGTGGCGGGTATCGCCATGGGCCTGATGCACGAGGTCATCGACGGGGAGACCAAGTGGGCCACCCTGACCGACATCCTCGGCTCCGAGGACGCCTTCGGCGACATGGACTTCAAGGTGGCGGGCACCCGCGAGTTCATCACCGCCCTGCAGCTGGACACCAAGCTGGACGGCCTGCCCTCCGAGGTCCTGGCCGGGGCCCTGGGCCAGGCCCGCGACGCCCGCTTCTACATCCTGGACGTCATGGAGCAGGCCATTGACGGCCCCGACGAGATGGCCCCCACGGCCCCGCGCGTGCTCACGGTCCACATCCCGGTGGACAAGATCGGTGAGGTGATCGGCCCCAAGGGCAAGATGATCAACCAGATCCAGGAGGACACCGGCGCCGACCTGACGGTCGAGGACGACGGCACCATCTACATCGGTGCCTCTGACGGGCCCTCCGCCGAGGCGGCCCGCGACGCCGTCAACGCGATCGCCAACCCGCAGATGCCGGAGATCGGGGAGCGCTTCGTGGGCACGGTCGTCAAGACCACCACCTTCGGCGCCTTCGTGTCCCTGTCCCCGGGCAAGGACGGCCTGCTGCACATCTCCCAGATCCGCCGCCTGGTGGGTGGCAAGCGCGTGGAGAACGTGGAGGACGTGCTCAACGTCGGCGACAAGGTGCAGGTGGAGCTGGCTGAGATCGACCCGCGCGGCAAGCTCTCCCTGCACGCGGTGCTCTCCGAGGAGCAGCTGGCTGCCGAGGAGGAGGCCAGGTCCTTCCGTGGTGCCCGCGCTGAGGACGACGGCGAGGAGCGCCCGCGTCGTGAGCGCCGTCCCCGCCGGGAGCGGGCCGAGGGCGAGGAGGGCGAGGAGCGTCCGCGCCGTCCGCGCCGCCGCCGCACCCGCACCGCCGAGGAGATCGCCACCGAGGAGTGA
- a CDS encoding M16 family metallopeptidase yields the protein MTNLQPAAPATASTATGAPASTTADATTSYTELELLRGPAGTPGTELSLLDGGATLRRSILPGGVRVITEQVPGLRSASIGMWFGVGSRDEVPGQEGSTHFLEHLLFKGTAKRDARAIAEAFDLIGGESNAATSKEHTSYYARVQGHDAMTALDVVTDMVTSSLLSPQEVETERGVIISELASAADDPADVAQEAFAKAAFGEDAPLGRPIGGTPEVIAAVARDAVWEHYKRTYASDTLVVAAAGAVNHDEVCERVMADLAEAGWDTSASAAPRPRRFETTAVEPLDVHDVTVRRETEQAHVYLTCQGIAVRDERRWAMSVLTTILGGGMSSRLFQEVRERRGLAYSTYAFDVSYAGAGAFGMYAGCAPRDVEEVCAVMEGEFERLATHGVTEHELARARGQLTGSMVLGGEDSLARMGRLGRGEVVTGRLRSMDESVRLLRSVTAAEVQEVATWLAGQARARVLVGPGS from the coding sequence GTGACCAACTTGCAGCCCGCCGCCCCCGCCACGGCCTCAACCGCCACCGGTGCCCCTGCTTCCACCACCGCAGACGCCACCACCAGCTACACCGAGCTGGAGCTCCTGCGCGGCCCCGCTGGCACCCCCGGTACAGAGCTCAGCCTGCTCGACGGCGGCGCCACCCTGCGCCGTTCCATCCTGCCTGGCGGCGTGCGCGTCATCACCGAGCAGGTGCCCGGCCTGCGCTCGGCGTCCATCGGCATGTGGTTCGGCGTCGGCAGCCGCGATGAGGTGCCGGGCCAGGAAGGCTCCACCCACTTCCTGGAGCACCTGCTGTTCAAGGGCACCGCCAAGCGCGACGCCCGCGCTATCGCTGAGGCCTTCGACCTGATCGGCGGGGAGTCCAACGCCGCCACCTCCAAGGAGCACACCTCCTACTACGCGCGCGTGCAGGGGCATGACGCCATGACCGCCCTGGACGTCGTCACCGACATGGTCACCTCCTCCCTGCTCAGCCCCCAGGAGGTGGAGACGGAGCGCGGCGTCATCATCTCCGAGCTGGCCTCTGCGGCTGACGACCCCGCCGACGTCGCCCAGGAGGCCTTCGCCAAGGCCGCCTTCGGTGAGGACGCGCCCCTGGGGCGGCCGATCGGCGGCACCCCGGAGGTCATCGCCGCGGTGGCCCGGGACGCCGTGTGGGAGCACTACAAACGCACCTACGCCTCCGACACCCTGGTGGTGGCCGCCGCCGGCGCCGTCAACCACGACGAGGTCTGCGAGCGGGTCATGGCGGACCTGGCGGAGGCAGGCTGGGACACCTCCGCCAGCGCCGCCCCGCGGCCGCGGCGTTTCGAGACCACCGCCGTGGAGCCCCTGGACGTGCACGACGTCACCGTGCGCCGCGAGACCGAGCAGGCGCACGTCTACCTCACCTGCCAGGGCATCGCCGTGCGCGACGAGCGCCGCTGGGCCATGAGCGTGCTCACCACCATCCTGGGCGGAGGCATGTCCTCCCGCCTGTTCCAGGAGGTGCGGGAGCGGCGCGGCCTGGCCTACTCGACCTACGCCTTCGACGTCTCCTACGCCGGGGCCGGGGCCTTCGGCATGTACGCGGGCTGCGCCCCACGGGACGTGGAGGAGGTCTGCGCGGTCATGGAGGGGGAGTTCGAGCGGCTCGCCACCCACGGCGTCACGGAGCACGAGCTGGCGCGGGCGCGCGGGCAGCTGACCGGCTCCATGGTGCTGGGCGGGGAGGACTCCCTGGCCCGCATGGGGCGGCTGGGGCGTGGTGAGGTGGTCACCGGGCGGCTGCGCTCCATGGACGAGTCAGTGCGCCTGCTGCGCTCCGTGACCGCGGCGGAGGTCCAGGAGGTGGCCACCTGGCTGGCAGGGCAGGCCCGTGCCCGCGTGCTGGTGGGTCCTGGTTCCTGA